The window atAAATATGAATAAAATATATAGTAATGTGCTTGTTGAGGCAGTACAAACAATCTGACCAAGGCTGAAAACACAGTCCATTATGATTGAAACCTACGTTGGCTAATTACTTACGCTCAGTGTACCACGAGGTCATGGTTATGATGCGGTTGACTTTGGCCTCGCGCATGGCTTTAACCATCGCCCTCATGGAGAGGGTGTAGCCCGTGACACCGTAGAGGACGGACGGAGGGAAGCCGAGGCATGAGATAACAGCATCGTGTCCTTGAAAGTGCTGCTTAAGGCTGTCCTCTGAGAAAATGTCCCCCTCAACAACCTGAGAGAAAGGATTAGTAACTTTCTTGGCATGTAAGGGTTAAGGTTCAAACACCGTACAAGGCCTCCAGTACTGTGGATTAGTTTAAAAACAGTTGATAAACAAAGACAAGATCtgaatctttgtgtgtgtgtgtgtgtgtgtgtgtgtgtgtgtgtgtgtgtgtgtgcaaggaaaACACAAATGTAGGTCGATAGGAAACAGAACTAGCGTCTAAGTGAACTGACATTAGAAGAACAGCATTCCGGAGACATACCTTTAACTGCTCATGATGCACTGTGAGTTTCCCTGGGTTTCTGACTATGGCTGTGACAGCGTGTCCTTGCTGCAGGGCCTCGGTCACCAAGTATTGGCCCGTCTGGCCAGTGGCCCCCAGCACAGCTATCTTCATCCTCAGAGTCTGAGGAAACACTTCCCGTTTACAGCTGCAAAGACACTTCACAAGCCCAGTGACACAGCTGGTGGACTCGAGAACACGCCCATGTTAATCGTTGGATGAATTGTGAAAttggcatgtttttttttttttttctgatttTATGTAAGAATGCATACAGTGTTATCGAAGGACAAGTGAGGATTTGACTTATGGGCATTTATAGTGTGTCTTCTTGCACATTAGGTGGCAGTGTACACCACAGTACCACGTGAAGAAGTTATATCTGCAAACTAGTACCTAAACAGAGGATGTATTATACACATTATATCACTGCAGGTTGGAGCAACACAATCAGGATCATTTTCTATTGGCAACATTTTGTTCTTATTCATTAGTACAGCATGACCAACTGAGACGCTGTAATTGGTTTTATCATGGCTGGTTCTCATGACTGCCTAAAGGAAAACAGGATGCACCAACAAACACCATTTTATGATGATGTGAGATTGTGATGTACAGCCTGTTAGTGGCTCTATCGTTGCCTGTGTGCCAATAATTTTCAGCGCAGCCTGTTAGTGGCTCTATCGTTGCCTGTGTGCCAAATATTTTCAGCGCAACTGTGACTAGTTCAGTCATGGAAGTCAGACCTCCAATAAAAACCGGCAACGTGTCACTTGCATGATTAAGTTCTTAGAATTAAATTGCGTTGTATTGTAAACAATTTACTCATACATGATGTGCACCCTGTGTACAGGTACTGCTGGCTAGGTACTAGTTCGGATGCATTTCAGCGAGAAGTTACATTTCCAAGGCAACTGGTAAAGCAAAACCAAGAGAACAGTCCTACGTAAAACCATGTCTTGCTCACCATGTTTAGTTGACTTAGGGTAACGACACTTTGTTCCAAGCGACAGATACAACCCACTAAGTTTATGAAACCTTACTGTTACGGAATAAAGGGCATCAGTACGCTCTGATTTAACAGCGTCTCGACCAGTGTTTCCTTGTACGTACCACTTGCGATGCATTCAAGATTGGCAATGTTTTGCAACGTTTTATACAGTTACGTCTTCATTGGTATTCATTTGAAATGCTGCAGTATGACAGAAGATTACCTTGATACACTTCGTATACCGTACTCCCGCCATCTAATTctgaaatgtacagtatttcatTATgatataatacacacacacaaacaccacacaaaaacacacacacacacacaaacactatacACACTATACACAATGGAACAGAATGATTTATCACAGCAGTAGATGACTCAGAGAAGTAATGACAGATAAAGGACATTAGGGTTCACACGTTGCACCTTTTAAGAACGACCTTTTTACGTGTCCTTTTTCGGCTTTTATATGTGATTTTATATGTATATCATTTCTCAATTCTTTCAAACGCTTTAATATAACAAATGTTAAGTTTTAAGAATGTACTCATTGTTTAAGCCATGGAATGTAGTCCATTCGAGTGCTTCCTCCTATATAAAGAAGGGTCTAGCCGCATCAAGTCATTAGCCAAGCTAATCCACTTGAGGCTTGCTGTCTTGCTTATGCGATACAAGTCTGTGAGAAGACTAAACTAGTCTCAAAAGAGCACCCAAAAGCTAAGCTGCCATATGGAATAGCAGATACACGGAGGAATTGTGCTACCAGCAACCACCTAATCTAGATTCTAGAATGTCTGATCTGGACCATCGTTTCCAAACCTTGACATGATATATGTTCAATATTGCACTGTGTGAAATGCCAACGTGCAAATGCCTGTGGAACACAATCTGAGAGCTGTCATTTCTAACCATAGGACTTGGAAGCGTGTTGACAGGATAGATCAGGTGACCAGGTAAGTTGTTAACTCTTATAGAATATCACAGCCATTGTTTCCATATTACCTGTATAGTATTAGGAGGATAGTTAAGAATATGCTAACACAGATGAAAACCATCTGACCAAGGATATCGATTAAACCAATGATGGACAGAGTACAGTATCAATACATTGTGCATAAGCAGTCCTGTATTTTGCTTGTCAAATCCAGGGTTGCCATAAAGATCTTTGTTATTGGCAGATGGTTTAATTATCAGTGTTTAATATTGATTTATCATGGTACTTTGGTAGAAAGAAGGGATGTTGTTGTCAAATAACACCAGGTAAGTAAATATAATGTTGTGCACTTGGTGATCTACAGTTTTGTTTATATA of the Hypomesus transpacificus isolate Combined female unplaced genomic scaffold, fHypTra1 scaffold_31, whole genome shotgun sequence genome contains:
- the LOC124463965 gene encoding flavin reductase (NADPH)-like isoform X2; translation: MTLRMKIAVLGATGQTGQYLVTEALQQGHAVTAIVRNPGKLTVHHEQLKVVEGDIFSEDSLKQHFQGHDAVISCLGFPPSVLYGVTGYTLSMRAMVKAMREAKVNRIITMTSWYTEPESGLRASYLIRFLLLPMIRSVLSNMFEMEHYLKKTEEVNWTVVRPPGLKNLPATAKEFLTHEGYFVPDSNGLPVGTAVARGDVARFMLSLLNSNAWFKKGVAITTK
- the LOC124463965 gene encoding flavin reductase (NADPH)-like isoform X1 — protein: MCLCSCKREVFPQTLRMKIAVLGATGQTGQYLVTEALQQGHAVTAIVRNPGKLTVHHEQLKVVEGDIFSEDSLKQHFQGHDAVISCLGFPPSVLYGVTGYTLSMRAMVKAMREAKVNRIITMTSWYTEPESGLRASYLIRFLLLPMIRSVLSNMFEMEHYLKKTEEVNWTVVRPPGLKNLPATAKEFLTHEGYFVPDSNGLPVGTAVARGDVARFMLSLLNSNAWFKKGVAITTK
- the LOC124463965 gene encoding flavin reductase (NADPH)-like isoform X3, whose protein sequence is MKIAVLGATGQTGQYLVTEALQQGHAVTAIVRNPGKLTVHHEQLKVVEGDIFSEDSLKQHFQGHDAVISCLGFPPSVLYGVTGYTLSMRAMVKAMREAKVNRIITMTSWYTEPESGLRASYLIRFLLLPMIRSVLSNMFEMEHYLKKTEEVNWTVVRPPGLKNLPATAKEFLTHEGYFVPDSNGLPVGTAVARGDVARFMLSLLNSNAWFKKGVAITTK